A genomic window from Oceanobacillus timonensis includes:
- the thrB gene encoding homoserine kinase, which translates to MMPFRISVPASSANLGPGFDSMGLALGLYIHLDVTDSDEHAFFAHGSSESAENHFIWNISKQVAERYGVTLPPCSVQETSEIPLARGLGSSASAIVAGIELANQLGNLQLTDEQKLAFGTELEGHPDNIAPAIFGGLTISTMLEHDIPSARLHDMELDLIAYIPEVELKTEVARDCLPDTYERNYAARASAMSNLVVAALYSKDYVLFGKMLEHDLFHEPFRKVLIAHFDMIRDKAKELGAFGTALSGAGPTMLSFVPKGKGETVKQEMTKQLEGYQVKLLKIDTKGVSIS; encoded by the coding sequence ATGATGCCGTTTCGCATCTCTGTACCAGCAAGCAGTGCTAATCTGGGCCCTGGTTTTGACTCCATGGGCCTGGCATTAGGCCTGTATATTCATTTGGACGTAACAGATTCGGACGAACACGCTTTTTTTGCACACGGTTCTTCGGAATCAGCAGAAAATCATTTTATTTGGAATATCTCCAAACAGGTGGCAGAACGATACGGGGTAACGCTACCTCCTTGCAGCGTGCAGGAAACAAGTGAAATTCCGCTGGCCAGAGGCTTAGGAAGCAGTGCTTCGGCTATTGTTGCAGGGATTGAACTGGCTAATCAGCTTGGAAATCTTCAATTAACCGATGAGCAAAAGCTCGCATTTGGAACGGAGCTGGAAGGACATCCTGATAATATTGCTCCTGCGATATTTGGAGGATTAACGATTTCCACCATGCTGGAACATGATATCCCTTCCGCCCGTTTACATGATATGGAATTAGATTTAATTGCATATATTCCGGAAGTAGAGCTGAAAACAGAAGTTGCCAGAGATTGCCTGCCAGATACATATGAACGCAATTACGCGGCAAGGGCAAGTGCAATGAGTAATTTGGTAGTTGCTGCACTTTACTCCAAGGATTATGTACTGTTTGGAAAAATGCTCGAACATGATTTATTTCATGAGCCTTTTCGCAAGGTACTGATTGCACATTTTGATATGATTCGCGACAAAGCAAAAGAGCTTGGAGCATTTGGTACAGCTTTAAGCGGGGCCGGACCAACCATGCTGTCCTTTGTGCCAAAAGGAAAAGGAGAAACAGTGAAACAGGAAATGACCAAGCAGCTGGAAGGTTATCAAGTAAAACTGTTAAAGATTGATACAAAAGGGGTTTCGATTTCATAG
- the argF gene encoding ornithine carbamoyltransferase: MTVDQIQSQHQQLKNRDFLTLADYTKDEIEYLIDLADYQKKQSNEGIIFEPLKGKTLGMIFEKSSTRTRVSFEAGIYQLGGLGIFLNSNDIQLGRGETIADTAQVLSGYLDGIMIRTYNQDDVEELAKHASIPVINGLTDLYHPCQVLADLQTIKEVKGVLKGQKIVYIGDGNNMAHSLMIGAAKMGMHIVIVTPDNYKTEEQITETAKQFASEHGATIEWSNDPAEAVKDADVVYTDVWASMGQEAEQTQREQAFQKFQVNEALLVQAKSDVTFMHCLPAHRGEEVSAEVIDGKHSVVFQQAENRLHAQKALMTALMG, translated from the coding sequence ATGACCGTAGATCAAATCCAATCTCAACATCAACAGTTAAAGAACAGAGACTTTTTAACACTTGCAGACTATACAAAAGACGAAATTGAATATTTAATCGACTTGGCAGATTATCAAAAAAAGCAAAGTAACGAAGGCATTATTTTTGAACCATTAAAAGGGAAAACATTGGGCATGATTTTTGAAAAATCTTCTACTAGAACGCGTGTATCTTTTGAAGCGGGAATATATCAACTTGGAGGATTAGGGATTTTCTTAAACTCGAATGATATTCAACTTGGCAGAGGAGAAACCATTGCAGATACGGCACAGGTGTTATCCGGCTATTTAGATGGTATTATGATTCGTACTTATAATCAGGATGATGTGGAGGAACTGGCCAAACATGCTAGTATTCCTGTCATCAATGGTTTAACTGACCTTTACCACCCGTGTCAGGTATTAGCTGATTTACAGACGATAAAAGAAGTCAAAGGGGTGCTAAAAGGACAAAAAATCGTTTATATCGGTGATGGTAATAACATGGCGCATTCTTTAATGATTGGTGCTGCAAAAATGGGGATGCATATTGTTATCGTAACACCGGATAATTATAAGACGGAGGAACAGATTACCGAAACAGCGAAACAATTTGCATCTGAACATGGTGCGACGATTGAATGGAGTAATGATCCGGCTGAAGCTGTGAAGGATGCTGATGTGGTTTATACAGATGTATGGGCTAGCATGGGGCAAGAGGCAGAACAGACGCAGCGTGAACAAGCATTTCAGAAGTTTCAAGTGAATGAAGCACTGCTCGTTCAAGCAAAATCGGATGTTACCTTTATGCATTGTCTGCCGGCGCATCGTGGTGAAGAGGTATCGGCAGAAGTGATTGACGGAAAGCATTCCGTTGTCTTCCAACAGGCTGAAAATCGTCTGCATGCTCAAAAAGCTTTGATGACAGCTTTAATGGGCTAG
- a CDS encoding class I SAM-dependent rRNA methyltransferase, translating into MKRVTVKQAYVKNIKQQNPLILEEAIEGAQKLQEGEIIALYTQQGEFLAQAYTGRQNKGMGWVLTWKQTDTINQAFFKQKLLTAMNKRRSYYQDEETTAFRMFNGEGDGIGGLIIDYFDGYYVMQWYSEGIYAFKDWVIQVFDELGDYQGIYEKKRFDTKGQYVEDDDFVKGVRGEFPLIVKENGMNYAVYLNDGAMVGIFLDQREVRKALRDKYSKDKHVLNTFSYTGAFSVAAALGGAAKTTSVDLAKRSKNKTIEQFSVNGIDFEQQDIIVMDVFDYFKYAKRKQLSFDVVVLDPPSFARSKKRTFRTAKDYPELIENAIDLLEKNGVIIASTNTASFGMKKFKDMIQRGFQAKQKQYTILEEFSLPGDFAVDKHFKQGNYLKVAVIQVKG; encoded by the coding sequence ATGAAGCGAGTAACAGTAAAACAAGCCTATGTAAAAAATATCAAACAGCAAAACCCATTGATTTTAGAAGAAGCGATTGAAGGGGCTCAGAAACTTCAGGAAGGAGAAATCATTGCGCTGTACACGCAGCAGGGAGAATTTCTCGCACAGGCGTATACAGGACGCCAAAATAAAGGGATGGGCTGGGTGCTGACATGGAAGCAGACAGACACGATCAATCAGGCTTTCTTTAAACAGAAGCTTCTCACTGCAATGAATAAACGACGTTCTTATTATCAAGACGAGGAAACAACGGCCTTTCGTATGTTCAATGGAGAAGGAGATGGAATTGGCGGCTTAATCATTGATTATTTTGACGGATACTATGTGATGCAGTGGTACAGTGAAGGAATTTATGCGTTTAAAGACTGGGTTATCCAAGTTTTTGATGAGCTGGGTGATTATCAGGGAATTTATGAAAAGAAACGTTTTGATACAAAAGGACAGTATGTAGAAGATGATGACTTTGTTAAAGGTGTAAGAGGAGAATTTCCGCTGATTGTGAAGGAAAATGGCATGAACTATGCTGTTTATCTGAATGATGGAGCGATGGTCGGTATTTTCTTAGATCAGCGTGAGGTTCGAAAAGCATTGCGTGATAAATATTCCAAAGATAAGCATGTATTAAATACCTTTTCTTATACCGGTGCTTTTTCCGTTGCAGCTGCATTAGGCGGTGCAGCCAAAACCACCAGTGTTGATTTAGCAAAACGCAGTAAAAACAAAACGATTGAGCAATTTAGTGTGAATGGTATTGATTTTGAACAGCAGGATATTATCGTGATGGATGTATTTGATTATTTTAAATATGCAAAACGGAAGCAATTATCATTTGATGTGGTGGTTCTTGATCCTCCCAGCTTCGCGCGTTCTAAGAAGCGAACATTCCGGACAGCGAAAGATTATCCGGAACTGATTGAAAATGCGATTGACTTGCTGGAAAAAAACGGTGTCATTATTGCTTCCACGAACACGGCTTCATTTGGCATGAAGAAATTCAAAGACATGATTCAGCGCGGTTTTCAGGCGAAACAAAAGCAATATACCATTCTGGAAGAGTTTTCGCTGCCTGGTGATTTTGCAGTAGATAAGCATTTTAAGCAGGGAAATTATTTGAAAGTAGCGGTGATTCAGGTGAAAGGATGA
- a CDS encoding GNAT family N-acetyltransferase, with product MLLMFPDQFETERLIIRAPKPEDWKPIYTAMQASINELRPWLPFARKEQTEIGVQKTTKEAYLNFLSREDLRFHAFDKETGEFVISTGLHRINWDVRKFEIGYWIDTKHRGNGYVTEVVTGLTAFAFRELRANRVEIRCDPQNMKSKAVAERAGFELEGILRNDVIEENGELRDTCVFAVIEEPKN from the coding sequence ATGCTTTTAATGTTTCCAGATCAATTTGAAACAGAACGATTAATCATTCGCGCTCCGAAGCCAGAAGATTGGAAGCCGATTTATACGGCAATGCAGGCATCTATCAATGAGTTGAGACCATGGCTGCCGTTTGCGCGAAAAGAACAGACAGAGATAGGTGTTCAAAAGACAACAAAAGAAGCTTATCTGAACTTTCTTTCCCGGGAAGATTTACGATTTCACGCCTTTGACAAAGAAACGGGAGAATTTGTGATTTCTACAGGGCTTCACCGTATCAATTGGGATGTACGGAAATTTGAGATTGGTTATTGGATTGATACAAAACATCGTGGAAATGGCTACGTCACAGAAGTAGTAACAGGGTTGACCGCTTTTGCATTCCGGGAGTTGCGAGCAAATCGTGTGGAAATCCGTTGTGATCCCCAAAATATGAAAAGCAAAGCAGTGGCGGAACGAGCCGGATTTGAGCTGGAAGGAATCTTAAGAAATGATGTTATAGAAGAAAATGGGGAACTGAGAGATACCTGTGTTTTTGCAGTGATTGAAGAGCCTAAAAACTGA
- a CDS encoding DUF3219 family protein: MEIQVNEEVLEGRNVEVTEVNHKKQVAFSFDVTSETYHDVTSLLYKNDFDVTIPEKSLSFSATILEYATSTTNLYEKGNTSEFYLKLREK, from the coding sequence ATGGAAATTCAAGTCAACGAAGAAGTATTGGAAGGAAGAAATGTGGAAGTAACAGAAGTGAATCATAAGAAGCAGGTTGCCTTTTCCTTTGATGTAACCAGTGAAACATATCATGATGTGACTTCACTGCTCTATAAAAATGATTTTGACGTGACTATTCCTGAAAAATCCTTGTCTTTTTCAGCGACCATCTTGGAGTACGCTACGTCCACAACAAATTTATATGAAAAAGGCAATACAAGCGAATTTTACTTAAAGCTGCGTGAAAAATAA
- a CDS encoding GNAT family N-acetyltransferase: protein MHYVIEQMKPTDWEQVLEIYYHGMETQNATFEINEPDWQTWEDWNHDHLSECRLVVREGEHMLGWAALLPISAREAYQGVAEVSIYLHKNSMGKGIGKKLMLALMEASEEAGIWTLQSEIFPENTGSLKLHEKMGFRRVGVREKIGQMEDGKWRDVVLVERRSPHVGLD, encoded by the coding sequence ATGCATTATGTGATTGAACAGATGAAGCCGACAGATTGGGAACAGGTTTTGGAAATCTATTATCATGGCATGGAAACACAAAATGCGACCTTTGAAATAAATGAACCGGATTGGCAGACTTGGGAGGATTGGAATCACGACCATTTATCGGAATGCAGGTTAGTTGTCCGGGAGGGTGAGCATATGCTCGGCTGGGCGGCGTTATTGCCTATCTCTGCCAGAGAAGCTTATCAGGGAGTGGCCGAGGTAAGTATTTATCTGCATAAAAACAGCATGGGAAAAGGTATTGGAAAAAAGCTGATGCTGGCATTGATGGAAGCAAGTGAAGAAGCAGGGATATGGACACTGCAATCGGAAATCTTTCCAGAAAATACAGGAAGCCTGAAATTGCATGAAAAGATGGGTTTTCGACGGGTTGGGGTTCGTGAAAAGATTGGACAGATGGAAGATGGCAAATGGCGAGACGTTGTACTTGTAGAGCGCCGCAGTCCGCATGTAGGATTAGACTAA
- a CDS encoding YaiI/YqxD family protein — protein sequence MKVYVDADACPVKNIIIQEAGKKNISVILVTSISHFSLQEYPDWVETVYVDTGADAADYRIMKLVEKGDIVITQDYGLASLALAKGCHVLHHKGFAYTNHNIDQLLQSRYLSAKERRSGKHTKGPKALTEEDREKFLKLFQKYL from the coding sequence ATGAAAGTCTACGTCGATGCTGATGCCTGTCCTGTCAAAAATATAATTATCCAGGAAGCAGGGAAAAAGAATATCTCGGTTATTCTGGTTACAAGTATCTCCCATTTTTCATTACAAGAATATCCGGACTGGGTGGAGACCGTTTATGTAGATACCGGTGCAGATGCTGCAGATTACCGGATTATGAAGCTTGTGGAAAAAGGAGATATAGTAATAACGCAGGATTATGGACTTGCTTCTCTCGCGCTGGCAAAAGGATGCCATGTCCTGCATCATAAAGGGTTCGCTTATACGAATCATAATATTGACCAACTGCTGCAATCCCGTTATTTAAGTGCGAAAGAGCGACGAAGCGGAAAACATACCAAAGGCCCAAAAGCATTAACCGAAGAAGACCGGGAGAAGTTTCTCAAACTTTTTCAAAAATATTTATAA
- a CDS encoding YfcC family protein, with the protein MKKNHDKEKKKLLDRIPHPLALLFFIVVAAAILTYIIPSGSYERETIDGTNRTVPDSFEYVENNPVGIMDLFTAIPEGFREMADIVFITFAAAMMFGLLEKTGMLENTVGTLVRKVGLKRRFLIVAIMTFVYGFFGMFVGLENNIALIPIAVLLSVSIGGDAVLGAGIGIGGVLVGFGLSPFNPYTLGVGHRIAEMPLYSGWVLRSILVIVVLSLLAYYNIRYFKKILQDQKHSLAHGIDTQDMKLSQPLESYRMRKKDIAMLLVVIAGFVLMLTGIFMNDWYINEVAAIFLMIGITCGIIAGMNANQIAEAFSKALEPSALAAILIGVAMATQVVMNQGNISDTIAHGLVSVMEGLPTTLAAVFMTISQSIINIFIPSGSGQALVTLPIMIPVGDMLDITRQTTILAFQIGDGITNIFSPTLGGLMAMLGLCKVPYGRWIRYIFPFVIMALVVSWIALVISHLIGWGGPI; encoded by the coding sequence ATGAAGAAGAATCACGATAAAGAAAAGAAAAAATTATTGGACCGCATTCCGCATCCGCTGGCGTTGTTATTTTTTATTGTTGTTGCTGCAGCTATTTTAACTTATATTATTCCATCTGGATCGTATGAACGGGAAACCATTGATGGGACAAATCGAACAGTTCCTGATTCATTTGAATATGTAGAGAATAATCCAGTTGGTATTATGGATTTATTTACTGCAATCCCTGAAGGATTCCGGGAAATGGCTGATATCGTCTTTATAACCTTTGCGGCAGCCATGATGTTCGGCCTTTTGGAAAAAACGGGAATGCTTGAAAACACAGTTGGTACACTGGTTCGCAAAGTCGGATTAAAAAGACGTTTCCTTATTGTTGCTATTATGACATTTGTGTACGGATTTTTTGGAATGTTTGTCGGGCTTGAAAATAATATTGCCCTTATTCCAATCGCTGTTTTATTAAGTGTTTCCATAGGCGGTGATGCTGTACTCGGTGCGGGTATTGGAATAGGAGGAGTACTTGTCGGATTTGGTCTTTCTCCATTCAACCCCTATACACTAGGGGTAGGACATCGAATAGCAGAAATGCCGCTATATTCAGGGTGGGTTTTAAGAAGTATCCTGGTGATTGTCGTTTTATCTTTATTAGCCTATTATAATATTCGATATTTTAAAAAGATATTACAGGATCAGAAACATAGTTTGGCACATGGTATTGATACACAGGATATGAAACTGAGTCAGCCGCTTGAATCCTATCGGATGCGTAAAAAGGATATAGCAATGCTGCTTGTGGTGATTGCAGGATTTGTTTTGATGCTGACAGGAATATTTATGAATGACTGGTATATTAATGAAGTTGCGGCGATATTTCTCATGATTGGGATTACCTGCGGGATTATTGCAGGTATGAATGCCAATCAAATTGCGGAAGCTTTTTCAAAAGCACTTGAGCCCAGCGCATTAGCAGCTATTTTGATTGGTGTTGCCATGGCGACCCAAGTGGTCATGAACCAGGGGAATATCAGCGATACGATTGCTCATGGCCTTGTTTCCGTCATGGAAGGTTTACCGACTACGCTGGCAGCTGTATTCATGACCATTTCTCAGTCGATTATTAATATTTTCATTCCAAGTGGCAGCGGCCAGGCATTAGTTACATTACCCATTATGATTCCTGTTGGGGACATGTTAGATATTACACGGCAAACAACCATTTTGGCATTCCAAATCGGCGATGGTATTACCAATATATTTTCACCGACCTTAGGCGGTTTAATGGCGATGCTCGGCTTGTGTAAGGTGCCTTATGGCAGGTGGATTCGTTATATTTTTCCGTTTGTCATAATGGCTCTTGTTGTGTCTTGGATTGCTTTGGTGATCAGTCATTTAATTGGCTGGGGCGGACCGATTTAA
- a CDS encoding NAD(P)/FAD-dependent oxidoreductase, with translation MNEEIYDVTIIGGGPAGLFSAFYSGMREMKTKIIEYLPYLGGKVPYFYPEKVIRDIGGIAHATGEEVTEQLVEQAMTFDPEVVLGEQVVDMERMEDGHFQLLSSNGNMHYSKTVILATGFGTLHSVKLDHPEAVYYEEKSLHYTVRKLADYYDKHVLISGGGNSAVDWALELENIAKSVTLIHRRNQFKGLESSVTKLKNSRVDIMTPYEIKALHGTDGQVEKVILTHLEDETKEKEIEVDRLVVNHGFQINLEPITTWGLEMIDGMIAVDSSMQTSVEGVFAIGDIAHYPDKLGLIAGAFNEGPIAVNHAKKIADPEDPVKHLFSTNYAGFTGEV, from the coding sequence ATGAACGAGGAAATATACGATGTCACGATTATTGGTGGTGGACCAGCTGGTTTATTTTCAGCTTTCTATAGCGGAATGCGGGAAATGAAGACAAAAATTATAGAATATCTTCCTTATCTCGGCGGAAAAGTGCCTTATTTTTACCCGGAAAAAGTGATCCGTGATATCGGTGGAATTGCACATGCTACCGGAGAAGAAGTAACGGAACAGCTTGTGGAACAGGCAATGACATTTGATCCGGAAGTGGTGTTAGGCGAACAAGTTGTGGATATGGAGCGAATGGAAGATGGCCATTTTCAACTTCTGAGCAGCAACGGAAATATGCATTATTCAAAAACAGTTATACTGGCAACCGGTTTTGGAACATTGCATTCCGTGAAGCTGGATCATCCAGAAGCGGTCTATTACGAAGAGAAAAGCTTACATTATACAGTCAGAAAGCTGGCGGATTATTATGATAAACATGTTCTTATTTCTGGCGGTGGTAATAGCGCGGTGGACTGGGCGTTAGAACTTGAAAACATCGCCAAAAGTGTCACGCTCATTCATCGCCGTAACCAGTTTAAAGGGCTGGAAAGCAGTGTGACCAAATTGAAAAACTCCCGTGTGGATATAATGACACCATATGAAATAAAAGCATTGCATGGAACGGACGGGCAAGTTGAAAAGGTGATACTTACCCATTTAGAGGACGAAACAAAGGAGAAGGAGATAGAGGTCGACCGATTAGTTGTTAACCATGGATTTCAAATTAACCTCGAGCCAATCACCACATGGGGATTGGAAATGATAGATGGCATGATTGCGGTTGATTCCAGCATGCAGACATCTGTGGAAGGCGTATTTGCTATCGGTGATATTGCACATTATCCAGATAAGCTTGGATTAATTGCCGGGGCATTTAATGAAGGACCAATTGCTGTTAATCATGCGAAAAAAATCGCTGACCCGGAAGATCCCGTGAAGCATTTATTCTCTACAAATTATGCTGGATTTACCGGGGAAGTATAG
- a CDS encoding FecCD family ABC transporter permease encodes MNAVEKQKRLRFWMIIGILIIGMIIISFVSLNLGAISISPKEVIQTLMGQGTDRQELVLFNFRMPGIILALLIGAGLAVSGTIMQGITQNGLADPGILGINSGAGFAIVVFLYFFQGAIPTDSALNNYMLPFVALIGAFTAAVLIYTIAWKRGVTPIRLVLVGIGVNAAFGALMTILQLRMDPQNYRQVTIWLTGEIWNENWNFVFALLPWMLILIPIAMKKARNLNVFHLGDDVASGLGTHVERERGLLLLIAVALAGAAVAAGGAIAFLGLVVPHIVRRLVGPLHHYVIPISALLGAFILVTADMIGSNILAPTTIPVGIVVSIVSTPYFVYLLMKTN; translated from the coding sequence ATGAACGCAGTAGAGAAGCAAAAGCGGCTTCGATTTTGGATGATTATCGGCATACTTATTATTGGAATGATTATTATTTCCTTTGTCAGTTTGAACTTGGGAGCTATTTCCATTTCCCCGAAGGAAGTAATACAAACATTGATGGGGCAGGGGACAGATAGACAGGAACTGGTATTATTCAACTTTCGGATGCCAGGAATTATATTGGCTCTATTAATTGGAGCAGGTTTAGCTGTTTCCGGAACCATTATGCAGGGAATCACGCAGAATGGCCTTGCAGACCCAGGAATTTTAGGCATTAATTCAGGGGCAGGTTTTGCGATTGTTGTATTCTTATATTTCTTTCAAGGAGCTATCCCGACAGACAGCGCCTTAAACAACTATATGCTGCCTTTTGTTGCTTTAATTGGGGCGTTTACGGCAGCTGTTTTGATTTATACGATTGCTTGGAAAAGAGGAGTCACACCCATTCGGCTTGTTTTGGTTGGAATTGGAGTGAATGCGGCATTTGGTGCTCTCATGACAATTTTACAATTACGAATGGATCCGCAAAATTATCGGCAGGTAACGATTTGGTTGACAGGAGAGATTTGGAACGAAAACTGGAATTTTGTTTTTGCATTATTGCCATGGATGCTGATATTGATTCCAATTGCGATGAAAAAAGCAAGAAACTTAAATGTCTTTCACTTAGGAGACGATGTTGCTTCCGGCCTCGGAACACATGTAGAAAGAGAACGGGGACTCTTGTTATTAATTGCTGTCGCATTAGCAGGTGCAGCCGTAGCAGCTGGCGGTGCAATTGCCTTTTTAGGACTGGTTGTTCCGCATATTGTCCGTAGACTGGTCGGTCCGCTGCATCATTATGTGATTCCGATCTCGGCTTTATTGGGGGCATTTATTTTAGTCACTGCAGATATGATTGGAAGTAATATATTGGCACCGACAACGATACCTGTGGGAATTGTTGTTTCGATTGTCAGTACACCTTATTTTGTTTATTTACTGATGAAAACCAATTAA
- a CDS encoding FecCD family ABC transporter permease, with product MKFFSRSSKITKGLINIIGVSLVLFSIGMSISYGATKVDLHTVWQAIFQFSEGVQAHQVIWELRIPRALAAVLVGAFLAMSGAVMQGMTRNPLASPSIMGVTDGAAFMLVIILAFYPAASNIGLTFATFIGAGIAVTLVFLVGSFSSSGLTPIKLALAGVAIGTLLRSISSILSLHFQLEKDMGFWLAGGLDGADWNAVTILLFAGVVGVVLALTISKSITVLSLGDDLSTGLGQNNTLIKITGIVVVLILTGAAVSVAGAVGFVGLIIPHITRFIIGTDYRWIIPTSAVFGALLLVNADLIARMINAPFETPVGSITSIIGVPFFLYLARGSGGDKK from the coding sequence ATGAAATTCTTTTCACGTTCTTCGAAAATAACAAAAGGATTGATAAACATCATCGGAGTTAGCCTTGTTCTTTTTTCGATTGGCATGTCTATCTCTTATGGTGCAACAAAAGTTGATTTACATACGGTTTGGCAGGCAATTTTTCAATTCAGTGAAGGAGTGCAGGCGCATCAGGTTATTTGGGAACTGCGGATTCCGCGGGCATTAGCTGCTGTATTGGTAGGTGCGTTTTTAGCTATGTCTGGAGCAGTGATGCAAGGAATGACGCGTAACCCGCTTGCATCACCATCCATTATGGGGGTAACAGATGGAGCGGCCTTTATGCTGGTGATTATATTAGCGTTTTATCCGGCTGCTTCCAACATTGGATTAACGTTTGCTACCTTTATCGGAGCTGGAATAGCAGTAACCCTGGTATTTTTGGTCGGCTCTTTTTCCAGCAGCGGATTAACACCGATTAAGCTGGCGCTGGCTGGTGTTGCAATTGGAACGTTATTACGCTCTATTTCTTCTATTCTTTCGCTGCATTTTCAGTTGGAGAAAGATATGGGCTTTTGGCTTGCAGGCGGATTGGATGGTGCAGACTGGAATGCTGTAACCATTCTTCTCTTTGCCGGAGTAGTAGGAGTGGTTTTGGCATTAACTATTTCGAAGTCTATCACTGTCCTTAGTTTAGGTGATGATTTATCTACGGGGCTGGGTCAAAATAACACGCTGATTAAAATTACGGGCATCGTGGTGGTTTTAATATTGACCGGTGCTGCTGTTTCTGTTGCTGGTGCTGTCGGATTTGTCGGGCTGATTATTCCGCATATTACCCGGTTTATTATCGGAACGGATTACCGCTGGATTATACCAACTTCAGCAGTGTTTGGCGCTTTATTGCTTGTGAATGCAGATCTTATTGCACGGATGATAAATGCCCCATTTGAGACACCGGTAGGTTCGATTACATCTATTATCGGTGTGCCATTCTTCCTCTATTTAGCCAGAGGCAGCGGGGGTGATAAAAAATGA
- a CDS encoding iron-hydroxamate ABC transporter substrate-binding protein: protein MNKFMQKNYLFMLILITLLFLAACGNNDDNSSDDSDSSGDTDESSEMTVDSDMGEVTVPANPEKILAPYNEDTLIALGETPVAKWAIGESIQDYLEEDLADVDTIEWTLPLEQVLSIEPDLIILDHTLDNYEGSYDDYAAIAPTYVLSEEEENDWKVRLQKFGEILGKEAEAEQTLADYDEKVNQAKEELDETLGDESVAMMWVTGGEYFLFEENRHTATMIYNEMGVEVPDIVEELGQGGEAWNPISLEKLSEIDADHLIILGNEEDEGIQALENSNVWNNTDVAQNDQVYYIEDESNWTNNGFVAAEKTIDMFVDLFK, encoded by the coding sequence ATGAACAAATTCATGCAAAAAAATTACTTATTTATGCTCATACTTATCACTTTATTATTTCTTGCTGCTTGTGGCAATAATGATGATAACAGTTCAGATGATTCAGATAGTTCCGGCGATACCGATGAGTCTTCGGAAATGACTGTTGATTCCGATATGGGAGAAGTGACCGTCCCGGCAAATCCGGAAAAAATTCTTGCTCCCTACAATGAAGATACATTAATAGCACTTGGCGAGACTCCAGTTGCGAAATGGGCAATCGGTGAAAGTATTCAGGACTATTTAGAGGAAGACTTGGCCGATGTAGACACCATTGAATGGACGCTGCCATTGGAACAAGTTCTCAGCATCGAACCAGATCTTATTATTTTGGATCACACCTTAGATAATTATGAAGGTTCTTATGATGATTACGCAGCAATTGCGCCAACCTATGTATTATCCGAAGAAGAGGAAAATGATTGGAAAGTACGTTTACAGAAATTTGGAGAAATTCTCGGAAAAGAAGCAGAAGCGGAACAAACCTTAGCAGATTATGATGAAAAGGTAAATCAGGCTAAGGAAGAACTTGATGAAACATTAGGTGACGAAAGCGTCGCAATGATGTGGGTGACAGGCGGTGAGTATTTCTTATTTGAAGAAAATCGTCACACTGCAACCATGATTTACAATGAAATGGGCGTGGAAGTTCCTGACATCGTAGAAGAGCTTGGACAAGGCGGAGAAGCGTGGAACCCTATTTCCTTAGAGAAACTTTCGGAAATAGATGCCGATCATTTGATAATTTTAGGAAATGAAGAGGATGAAGGAATCCAAGCATTGGAAAACAGCAATGTCTGGAATAACACCGACGTGGCTCAAAATGATCAAGTATACTATATAGAAGATGAAAGTAACTGGACCAACAATGGTTTTGTAGCTGCAGAAAAGACGATAGATATGTTTGTTGATTTATTTAAATAA